The Solea senegalensis isolate Sse05_10M linkage group LG9, IFAPA_SoseM_1, whole genome shotgun sequence genome has a segment encoding these proteins:
- the LOC122774153 gene encoding apolipoprotein Eb-like, which yields MKSVALVLALAVITGCNARVLPQADVSVSRWEDTVDRFWQYISELNKQADGVLQNVKSSQLSRELDTLITDTMAELKTYRDDVQTKLTPLTEISTGQVAWNLQHLANKLQKDMLDAKDRTTDYLGELKSMVELNSDDVRGRVSAYTSKLRKRLDKDTEEIRNTVATYMGELQSRTSQNLGTVRDHVEPYVQQTRDTASKKLSDLSTMLQSQAEVLSKQLETQAEGFKTRADDLKTQAESLKTQLEATAEELRASLEGKIGDLTDLLSPYATKIREQLDAVVEKVKETAA from the exons ATGAAGTCTGTAGCTCTGGTCCTTGCTCTGGCAGTCATCACCG GCTGCAATGCCCGTGTGTTGCCCCAGGCTGATGTCTCTGTAAGTCGCTGGGAGGACACCGTGGACCGGTTCTGGCAGTACATCTCTGAGTTGAACAAGCAAGCCGATGGAGTCCTGCAAAACGTCAAGAGCTCTCAGCTCAGCAGGGAGCTAGA CACCCTGATCACTGACACCATGGCAGAGCTGAAAACCTACAGAGATGACGTCCAGACCAAGCTGACCCCCTTGACCGAAATCTCCACTGGTCAGGTGGCTTGGAACCTGCAGCATCTGGCCAACAAACTGCAGAAGGACATGCTGGATGCCAAGGATCGCACCACCGACTATCTGGGTGAGCTCAAGAGCATGGTGGAGCTGAACAGTGATGACGTCCGTGGCCGTGTCAGTGCCTACACCAGCAAGCTGAGGAAGCGCCTGGACAAGGACACCGAGGAGATTCGCAA CACCGTGGCCACTTACATGGGCGAGCTCCAGTCCCGCACTTCCCAGAACCTTGGCACCGTGAGGGATCATGTTGAGCCCTATGTCCAGCAGACCAGGGACACCGCCTCCAAGAAGCTCAGCGACCTCTCTACCATGCTGCAGAGCCAGGCTGAGGTTCTGAGCAAGCAGCTGGAGACCCAAGCCGAGGGCTTCAAGACCCGGGCCGATGATCTGAAGACCCAGGCTGAGTCTCTCAAGACCCAGCTGGAGGCCACTGCTGAGGAGCTGCGCGCCTCCCTGGAGGGCAAGATTGGCGATCTGACCGATCTGCTGTCCCCATACGCCACCAAGATCCGCGAACAGCTTGACGCTGTGGTTGAAAAGGTCAAGGAAACTGCTGCCTAA